In Cedecea neteri, a single genomic region encodes these proteins:
- the narX gene encoding nitrate/nitrite two-component system sensor histidine kinase NarX: MLKRLFSPLSLVNQLALVVMLLAMLSVAGMAMAGWLAQGISGNAHAINKTGSMRMQSYRLLAAIPLKEQDKMLLREMEQTTWSDDLHLAAERDGQQAKLRELQDYWRSTLEPALIAAQTPQQVKPAVVHFVASIDELVSSFDRTTEMRLHHVILLQQGMAVLLGILIVFTLIWLRKRLLRPWRQLLAMATAIGQRDFTQRVTVRGRDEMATLGSALNSMSSELAQSYAVLERRVREKTAGLEQKNQMLTFLYEANRRLHAQAPLCQRISPVLSELQVLTPLLGIVLRVYEYEDEENYQEYTFQPDSHCDAQGCQLCPDAGAALPQDTTTLKWRLTDNHIHYGLVLAQLPSGKTLTEDQQQLIATLMEQLTATLAMERQYEHQQQLVVMEERSAIARELHDSIAQSLSCMKMQVSCLQMQGKALPEESRTLLEQIRGELNTSWRQLRELLTTFRLKLTEPGLRPALEASCQEFSDKLGFPVTLDYQLPPRLVPSHQAIHLVQIAREALNNSLKHAAASACGISVTLHGNQVRLAVWDNGRGISGSGERSNHYGLIIMRDRAQTLQGDCQVRPRPCGGTEVVVNFIPEAPLSSVTRSEE, from the coding sequence ATGCTAAAACGCCTGTTTTCTCCCCTTTCGCTGGTCAATCAGCTCGCGCTGGTTGTCATGCTGCTGGCGATGTTAAGCGTGGCGGGAATGGCGATGGCCGGCTGGCTGGCCCAGGGGATCTCGGGCAATGCCCACGCAATCAATAAAACGGGCTCGATGCGCATGCAGAGCTACCGCCTGCTGGCGGCCATTCCATTGAAGGAACAGGACAAAATGCTGCTGCGAGAAATGGAGCAAACCACGTGGAGCGACGATCTGCACCTTGCCGCCGAACGCGACGGGCAGCAGGCCAAACTCCGCGAGCTACAAGATTACTGGCGCAGCACGCTCGAACCGGCGCTGATTGCTGCCCAAACGCCGCAGCAGGTAAAACCCGCCGTCGTCCATTTCGTTGCCAGCATCGATGAACTGGTCAGCTCCTTTGATCGCACCACGGAGATGCGCCTGCATCACGTGATTTTGCTGCAGCAGGGTATGGCGGTGCTACTCGGGATATTGATTGTCTTTACCCTGATTTGGTTACGCAAAAGATTACTCCGCCCGTGGCGCCAGTTGCTGGCGATGGCCACCGCCATTGGTCAGAGGGACTTCACCCAGCGGGTGACTGTTCGCGGGCGCGACGAAATGGCCACGCTCGGGAGCGCGCTTAACAGCATGTCCAGCGAGCTGGCGCAAAGCTACGCGGTGCTTGAGCGGCGAGTCAGGGAGAAAACCGCCGGGCTTGAGCAAAAAAACCAGATGCTCACCTTCCTCTACGAGGCAAACCGCCGCCTGCACGCGCAGGCCCCGCTGTGCCAGCGTATTTCCCCCGTACTGAGCGAACTCCAGGTTTTAACCCCGCTGCTGGGCATCGTGCTGCGGGTGTACGAGTACGAAGATGAAGAGAATTATCAGGAGTACACTTTCCAGCCGGACTCGCACTGCGATGCCCAGGGCTGCCAGCTGTGCCCGGATGCCGGGGCCGCGCTGCCGCAGGACACCACTACGCTGAAATGGCGCCTTACCGATAATCATATCCACTACGGTCTGGTGCTGGCCCAGTTGCCTTCGGGCAAAACGCTGACCGAAGATCAGCAGCAACTTATCGCCACGCTGATGGAACAGCTCACCGCCACGCTCGCTATGGAGCGCCAGTATGAGCACCAGCAGCAGTTAGTGGTGATGGAGGAGCGCTCCGCCATCGCCAGGGAACTGCATGACTCCATCGCCCAGTCGCTTTCCTGTATGAAGATGCAGGTCAGCTGCCTGCAAATGCAGGGCAAAGCGCTGCCGGAAGAGAGCCGGACGCTGCTGGAGCAAATACGCGGTGAGTTGAATACTTCCTGGCGGCAGCTGAGAGAATTACTGACCACCTTCCGCCTGAAGCTCACAGAGCCTGGCCTCCGCCCGGCGCTTGAGGCCAGTTGCCAGGAGTTCAGCGACAAACTGGGCTTCCCGGTGACGCTGGACTACCAGCTCCCGCCGCGCTTAGTCCCTTCTCACCAGGCTATCCATTTGGTGCAGATCGCGCGCGAGGCGCTGAACAACAGCCTGAAACACGCGGCAGCCAGCGCCTGCGGCATTAGCGTCACCCTTCACGGAAATCAGGTACGCCTGGCGGTGTGGGACAACGGGCGCGGTATTTCCGGCAGCGGCGAGCGCAGCAATCATTACGGCCTTATTATCATGCGCGACCGCGCTCAAACCTTGCAGGGTGACTGCCAGGTACGCCCCCGCCCCTGCGGCGGCACCGAAGTGGTCGTCAATTTTATCCCCGAAGCACCGCTTTCTTCCGTAACAAGGAGCGAAGAATGA
- the narL gene encoding two-component system response regulator NarL: MSNQEAATILLIDDHPMMRTGVKQLISMAPELAVIGEAGSGEQGVQLAEALDPDLILLDLNMPGMNGLETLDCLREKALSGRIVVFTVSNHEEDVVTALKRGADGYLLKDMEPEDLLKALQQAAAGEMVLSEALTPVLAASLRANRATSDRDVNQLTPRERDILKLIAQGLPNKMIARRLDITESTVKVHVKHLLKKMKLKSRVEAAVWVHQDRIF, translated from the coding sequence ATGAGTAATCAGGAAGCAGCAACCATTTTGCTGATAGACGATCATCCCATGATGCGTACCGGCGTTAAGCAGCTCATTAGCATGGCGCCAGAGCTGGCCGTCATCGGTGAAGCCGGCAGCGGCGAACAGGGCGTGCAGCTTGCCGAAGCGCTCGATCCAGACCTGATCCTGCTCGACCTGAACATGCCGGGCATGAACGGGCTGGAAACGCTCGACTGCCTGCGCGAAAAAGCGCTGTCAGGGCGCATTGTGGTGTTTACCGTTTCGAATCATGAAGAAGATGTGGTCACCGCCCTTAAGCGCGGTGCGGATGGCTATTTGCTGAAAGACATGGAGCCGGAGGACTTGCTTAAAGCCCTGCAGCAGGCCGCGGCGGGAGAAATGGTACTTAGCGAAGCGCTGACGCCTGTGCTGGCGGCCAGCCTGCGGGCTAACCGCGCCACCTCAGACCGTGACGTCAATCAGCTTACGCCGCGGGAACGCGATATCCTGAAGCTGATAGCCCAGGGCCTGCCTAACAAGATGATCGCCCGTCGCCTGGACATCACCGAAAGCACGGTGAAGGTGCACGTCAAACACCTGCTGAAAAAAATGAAGCTTAAATCCCGGGTGGAAGCCGCCGTTTGGGTTCATCAGGATCGCATTTTCTAA
- a CDS encoding YchO/YchP family invasin, producing MRRFAVPLLTLCCLLPRPGGAMSTSNNVVPTVRNPFSSPADDLPNMGLAPETDAAARRIAAMAKKFGEDSMVDNGLDTGEQARLFAFTSLRDLLADKVTDETQTLLSPWGKASVNLQVDEHGSWKGSNGSLFTPWQDNSRYLTWSQLGLSQQKDGTTGNLGLGQRWVAGNWLLGYNSFYDNQLTTQLQRAGFGAEAWGEYLRLSANYYQPLNSWRGQTDTLEQRLARGYDVTAQAWLPFYRHIFTSLSFEQYFGDNVTLFDNDSGYRNPVAVTMGINYTPVPLITLTAQHKQGESGIAQENLGLKLNYRFGVPLQKQLSADEVAAASSLRGSRYDSVERESVPVMQFRQRKTLSVFLATPPWQLQSGETVLLKLQVKATHGIRQLAWQGDTQALSLTPPAQPRSADGWSIILPAWQAGADNEYHLSVTVEDEKGQRVASNEIVLKPAAPLLIAPESDPRYSLLPGE from the coding sequence ATGCGTAGATTTGCCGTTCCGCTTTTGACTTTGTGTTGTTTGCTCCCTCGCCCGGGAGGGGCAATGAGCACCTCAAACAACGTTGTTCCCACCGTCCGAAACCCTTTCTCTTCTCCCGCTGATGACCTGCCCAACATGGGGCTTGCGCCTGAGACCGATGCTGCCGCGCGCAGGATTGCCGCGATGGCGAAGAAGTTTGGCGAAGACAGCATGGTGGATAACGGGCTGGATACCGGCGAGCAGGCCCGATTGTTCGCCTTTACCAGCCTGAGAGATTTACTGGCCGACAAAGTGACTGATGAAACCCAGACATTGCTTTCGCCGTGGGGTAAAGCCAGCGTTAATTTGCAGGTGGATGAACACGGCAGCTGGAAGGGCAGCAATGGCTCACTGTTCACGCCCTGGCAGGACAACAGCCGCTATCTGACCTGGAGTCAGCTTGGCCTTAGTCAGCAAAAAGACGGCACCACTGGCAACCTTGGGCTGGGGCAGCGCTGGGTCGCCGGCAACTGGCTGCTGGGCTACAACTCGTTCTACGATAACCAACTGACAACGCAGCTCCAGCGCGCGGGATTTGGCGCCGAAGCCTGGGGGGAATACCTGCGGCTTTCGGCCAACTATTACCAACCGCTAAACAGTTGGCGTGGGCAAACCGACACGCTTGAGCAACGCCTGGCCCGAGGCTATGACGTCACCGCGCAGGCCTGGCTGCCGTTTTATCGACATATTTTTACCAGCCTCAGCTTCGAACAATATTTTGGTGACAACGTCACGCTCTTCGACAACGATAGCGGATACCGAAATCCTGTCGCGGTGACTATGGGGATCAACTACACGCCCGTGCCGCTGATTACGTTGACGGCCCAGCATAAGCAGGGGGAAAGCGGGATCGCACAGGAAAACCTGGGGCTTAAGCTGAATTATCGTTTCGGCGTGCCGCTGCAAAAGCAGCTCTCGGCGGACGAAGTGGCAGCGGCGAGCTCGCTACGCGGCAGCCGCTACGATAGCGTTGAACGGGAATCCGTCCCGGTGATGCAGTTTCGCCAGCGTAAAACGCTGTCGGTATTCCTGGCCACACCGCCGTGGCAGCTGCAGTCGGGAGAAACAGTGTTGCTTAAGCTGCAGGTGAAAGCGACTCACGGCATCCGGCAGCTGGCATGGCAGGGGGATACCCAGGCACTCAGCCTGACGCCACCGGCCCAGCCGCGCAGCGCCGACGGCTGGAGCATTATTTTGCCTGCGTGGCAGGCAGGTGCCGACAATGAATATCATCTGTCGGTCACCGTGGAAGATGAAAAGGGGCAGCGAGTCGCGTCGAATGAGATTGTGCTCAAGCCCGCGGCTCCGCTGCTGATTGCTCCCGAAAGTGACCCACGTTACTCCTTGCTACCCGGGGAGTAA
- a CDS encoding DsrE/DsrF/TusD sulfur relay family protein, translating into MQKIVIIANGAAYGSESLFNSLRLASALRDQEPQPEVKLFLMSDAVTAGLRGQKPAEGYNIQQMLEILTAQGVPVKLCKTCTDGRGITSLPLIEGVAIGTLVELAEWTLASDKTLTF; encoded by the coding sequence ATGCAGAAGATAGTCATTATTGCCAACGGGGCAGCGTACGGCAGCGAGTCGCTTTTTAACAGTTTGCGGCTGGCCAGCGCCCTGCGAGACCAGGAGCCGCAGCCAGAAGTAAAACTGTTCCTGATGTCCGATGCGGTTACCGCTGGCCTGCGCGGTCAGAAGCCCGCCGAGGGATACAACATTCAGCAGATGCTCGAGATCCTCACCGCGCAAGGTGTGCCAGTGAAGCTCTGTAAAACCTGTACCGACGGGCGCGGGATCACCAGCCTGCCGCTCATTGAAGGCGTTGCCATCGGCACGCTCGTTGAACTGGCCGAATGGACGCTAGCGTCGGACAAAACCCTAACCTTCTAA
- a CDS encoding methyl-accepting chemotaxis protein, with protein sequence MVRSLRTRLLLVTAICLVSALCLNTFINYTVTSRDNQRAITDTLTSTSLSHSVAIGDWVSGKMAIVSSLENAALSEDPIPVFTQLAKAGGFTNIYVGYANKTAKFSDPTGVPADFDPTGRPWYQQVVKDDGPVVTAPYVDAGTGKLVVTFAVPIKQNGSLKAVVAGDVAMDSVVANVRSIHPTPASSGLLINSDGTLIAAQDPTLTLKAFSDAVQQADLPQLLGDTHRSTGIISGANKQLMATPIAGTHWYLVVALDEHDATSGMRALLKASAIALLVLVLISGAIVHLLISKVMSRLGTIRDGMRAISNGTNDLSQRLPETGHDEVTEIAHAFNAFSDKLGLVMTQLRDSSASVKVAANEIAAGNQELSARTEQAASSLRETASAVEQITASVANSTASAAQANTQAHSAGEAAERGGEVVSKVIVTMQAIEQASGKIGDITGVIDSIAFQTNILALNAAVEAARAGEQGRGFAVVAGEVRNLASRSAQAAKEIKSLIDSTTASVADGSLYVRQAGEAMDKIEQSVGSVLVIMREITLSADEQMKGIQEINHAVTHLDNMVQQNAELVVESAAAAGALQSQAGELAETAGHFRI encoded by the coding sequence ATGGTTAGATCTCTTCGTACACGTCTTCTTTTAGTCACGGCAATTTGCCTGGTCTCAGCTTTATGTCTTAACACCTTTATCAATTACACCGTCACCAGCCGCGATAACCAGCGCGCCATCACCGACACACTAACCAGCACCAGCCTGAGCCATTCCGTCGCTATCGGCGACTGGGTCAGCGGAAAAATGGCGATCGTTAGCTCGCTGGAAAACGCCGCGCTGAGTGAAGATCCCATCCCGGTCTTCACTCAACTGGCCAAAGCCGGCGGCTTCACCAATATCTACGTGGGCTATGCGAATAAAACTGCAAAATTTTCTGACCCGACGGGGGTACCGGCCGACTTCGACCCCACCGGGCGCCCGTGGTATCAGCAGGTGGTGAAGGACGATGGCCCTGTCGTCACCGCCCCTTACGTGGACGCCGGTACCGGTAAGCTGGTCGTGACTTTTGCCGTGCCCATTAAGCAAAATGGCAGCCTTAAAGCCGTTGTCGCGGGGGATGTGGCGATGGACAGCGTGGTGGCTAACGTGCGCAGCATTCACCCTACGCCCGCCAGCAGCGGGCTGCTGATCAATAGCGATGGAACGTTGATTGCCGCTCAGGATCCGACCCTGACGCTGAAAGCCTTTTCTGATGCCGTTCAACAGGCTGATTTACCTCAGTTGCTCGGCGATACTCACCGTTCTACCGGTATCATCAGCGGAGCAAATAAGCAGCTGATGGCCACGCCGATCGCCGGTACGCATTGGTATCTGGTCGTGGCCCTCGACGAACATGATGCCACTTCGGGGATGCGCGCTTTACTGAAGGCTTCCGCCATTGCCCTACTGGTGCTGGTGCTGATTTCCGGTGCGATTGTGCATCTGTTGATTAGCAAGGTGATGAGCCGCCTCGGGACGATCCGCGACGGGATGCGTGCCATCAGCAACGGCACAAACGACCTGTCGCAGCGCTTACCCGAAACCGGTCACGATGAAGTGACGGAAATCGCCCATGCCTTTAACGCCTTCAGCGACAAGCTGGGCCTGGTGATGACCCAGCTCAGGGATTCCAGCGCCTCAGTAAAAGTCGCCGCCAACGAAATTGCCGCAGGCAATCAGGAGCTTTCTGCCCGCACCGAGCAGGCCGCCTCCAGCCTGAGAGAAACAGCCAGCGCCGTAGAGCAGATCACCGCCTCCGTCGCAAACTCTACAGCTTCTGCCGCTCAGGCCAACACTCAGGCCCACAGCGCCGGTGAAGCCGCCGAACGCGGGGGAGAAGTCGTGTCGAAGGTGATAGTCACCATGCAGGCCATTGAGCAAGCCTCCGGCAAGATTGGCGACATCACCGGCGTCATTGACAGCATCGCTTTCCAGACCAATATCCTGGCATTAAACGCTGCCGTTGAGGCTGCTCGCGCCGGAGAACAAGGCCGGGGATTTGCCGTAGTGGCAGGTGAAGTGCGTAACCTCGCCAGTCGCAGCGCGCAGGCGGCGAAGGAGATCAAAAGCCTGATCGACTCCACCACCGCAAGCGTTGCCGATGGATCGCTTTACGTACGCCAGGCCGGTGAAGCGATGGACAAAATAGAACAAAGCGTCGGCAGCGTTTTGGTCATCATGCGCGAGATAACCCTCTCCGCTGACGAACAGATGAAAGGGATTCAGGAAATTAATCACGCGGTGACCCATCTGGACAATATGGTGCAGCAGAATGCTGAGCTGGTAGTGGAATCTGCGGCGGCGGCGGGTGCATTGCAAAGTCAGGCTGGAGAGTTAGCGGAAACCGCGGGGCATTTCCGTATTTAA
- a CDS encoding DUF1883 domain-containing protein, whose product MPVVKASLKLFGGDTVVVRCSNNCHIHLMCDSDKHGSPEADVLSVQNRQSAYIAVPYSGTWKVLIDSHTQSLEHSISYVPA is encoded by the coding sequence ATGCCAGTAGTAAAAGCCAGTTTAAAACTTTTTGGTGGCGATACCGTGGTGGTTCGCTGTTCGAATAACTGTCATATCCATTTGATGTGCGACTCAGACAAGCACGGTAGCCCGGAGGCCGACGTGTTAAGCGTGCAAAATCGCCAGTCGGCCTATATTGCCGTGCCCTATAGCGGGACCTGGAAGGTGCTGATCGACAGCCACACGCAATCGCTGGAGCACTCCATCAGTTATGTTCCGGCATAA
- a CDS encoding gamma-glutamylcyclotransferase, with protein MLTRDFLMKADCKTAFGAIEESLLWSPEQRSASLAATLACRPDQSPVWLFGYGSLMWNPAFEFEESAPGMLVGWHRAFCLRLTAGRGTACRPGRMLALKEGGRTTGLAYRLPEAGLEDELTLVWKREMITGCYLPTWCKLELDDGRTVNALVFIMDPRHPLYEADTRAETIAPLIASASGPLGTNAQYLFSLEQEMKKHGMQDDRMSELANQVRAWLSGHEDDSGLQPGFA; from the coding sequence GTGTTAACGCGTGATTTCTTAATGAAAGCGGATTGTAAGACGGCTTTTGGTGCCATTGAGGAATCGTTACTGTGGTCCCCTGAGCAGCGCTCGGCGTCACTTGCCGCCACGCTCGCTTGTCGCCCAGACCAAAGTCCGGTATGGCTCTTTGGTTACGGTTCATTGATGTGGAACCCGGCTTTTGAATTTGAAGAGTCAGCCCCCGGCATGCTGGTGGGCTGGCATCGTGCATTTTGCCTGCGGTTGACGGCGGGGCGTGGAACCGCCTGCCGTCCCGGACGTATGCTCGCGCTTAAAGAGGGCGGCAGAACGACCGGGCTGGCTTATCGGCTGCCGGAGGCAGGCCTGGAAGACGAGCTGACGCTGGTCTGGAAGCGGGAGATGATCACCGGCTGCTATTTGCCCACCTGGTGTAAACTCGAGTTGGATGATGGGCGGACGGTCAACGCGCTGGTGTTCATTATGGACCCGCGTCACCCGCTGTATGAGGCGGATACCCGGGCAGAAACCATCGCGCCGCTGATCGCTTCTGCCAGCGGGCCGCTGGGCACCAATGCGCAGTACCTTTTCTCTCTCGAGCAGGAGATGAAAAAGCACGGTATGCAGGACGATCGTATGTCCGAACTGGCAAATCAGGTGCGAGCCTGGCTGAGCGGACATGAGGATGACAGCGGGCTGCAGCCCGGCTTCGCATAG
- the chaA gene encoding sodium-potassium/proton antiporter ChaA, with amino-acid sequence MTKTQHEAVKTRHKESSLIFPVLALAVLAMWGSSQSLPVVVGINILALVAILSSAFSVVRHADVLAHRLGEPYGSLILSLSVVILEVSLISALMATGDAAPTLMRDTLYSIIMIVTGGLVGFSLLMGGRKFATQYMNLFGIKQYLIALFPLAVIVLVFPMALPGGNFSLGQSLLVALISAAMYGVFLLIQTKTHQSLFVYEHEDEGDSDDPHHGKPSAHSSAWHTAWLIVHLIAVIAVTKMNANPLEHLLDAMDAPAQFTGFLVALLILSPEGLGALKAVLSNQVQRAMNLFFGSVLATISLTVPAVTLIAWLTGNDLIFALGMPQMVVMMAALVLCQISFSTGRTNVLNGTAHLALFAAYLMTIFA; translated from the coding sequence ATGACAAAAACACAACATGAGGCGGTAAAAACCCGCCACAAGGAGAGTTCTCTCATTTTCCCGGTACTGGCACTGGCGGTACTGGCAATGTGGGGGTCAAGCCAGTCCCTGCCGGTGGTTGTCGGCATCAATATTTTGGCGCTGGTCGCCATCCTGAGCAGTGCCTTTAGCGTTGTTCGTCACGCGGACGTGCTGGCGCACCGTCTGGGTGAACCCTACGGCTCACTGATTCTGAGCCTGTCGGTCGTTATTCTTGAAGTTAGCCTGATTTCCGCGCTGATGGCCACCGGCGATGCCGCCCCAACGCTGATGCGCGACACGCTCTATTCCATCATCATGATTGTGACCGGCGGCCTTGTGGGCTTCTCCCTGCTGATGGGCGGCCGCAAATTTGCCACGCAGTACATGAACCTGTTTGGTATCAAACAGTACCTGATCGCCCTCTTCCCGCTGGCGGTGATCGTGCTGGTGTTCCCGATGGCGCTGCCGGGCGGCAACTTCTCGCTGGGCCAGTCCCTGCTTGTGGCGCTGATTTCTGCCGCGATGTACGGTGTGTTCCTGCTGATTCAGACGAAAACGCACCAGAGCCTGTTTGTTTACGAGCACGAAGATGAAGGCGACAGCGATGACCCGCACCACGGCAAGCCGTCCGCGCACAGCTCCGCATGGCATACGGCCTGGCTTATCGTCCACCTGATTGCGGTGATCGCCGTCACCAAGATGAACGCCAACCCGCTGGAGCATCTTCTGGATGCGATGGATGCCCCGGCCCAGTTCACCGGCTTCCTGGTCGCCTTGCTGATTCTGTCTCCGGAAGGGTTGGGCGCGTTAAAAGCGGTGCTGAGCAACCAGGTACAGCGCGCCATGAACCTGTTCTTCGGTTCCGTGCTCGCCACCATTTCCCTGACCGTACCGGCGGTGACGCTGATTGCCTGGCTCACCGGCAACGACCTTATTTTCGCCCTCGGCATGCCGCAGATGGTGGTTATGATGGCGGCGCTGGTCCTGTGTCAGATTTCGTTCTCCACCGGCCGCACCAACGTGCTTAACGGTACCGCGCACCTGGCGCTGTTTGCCGCCTACCTGATGACCATCTTTGCCTAA
- the kdsA gene encoding 3-deoxy-8-phosphooctulonate synthase produces MKQKVVNIGDINVANDLPFVLFGGMNVLESRDLAMRICEHYVTVTQKLGIPYVFKASFDKANRSSIHSYRGPGLEEGMKIFQELKQTFGVKIITDVHESHQAQPVADVVDVIQLPAFLARQTDLVEAMAKTGAVINVKKPQFVSPGQMGNIVDKFAEGGNDKIILCDRGTQFGYDNLVVDMLGFSVMKQVSNGAPVIFDVTHALQCRDPFGAASSGRRAQVTELARAGMATGLAGLFIEAHPDPDNARCDGPSALPLAKLEAFLTQIKAIDDLVKNFEPLDTSK; encoded by the coding sequence ATGAAACAAAAAGTGGTTAACATTGGCGATATCAATGTCGCAAACGACCTGCCGTTTGTGCTGTTTGGCGGCATGAACGTGCTGGAGTCCCGCGACCTGGCGATGCGCATCTGCGAACACTACGTGACCGTGACCCAAAAACTGGGTATTCCGTACGTGTTCAAGGCCTCTTTTGATAAAGCTAACCGTTCATCCATTCACTCTTACCGTGGCCCGGGCCTGGAAGAGGGCATGAAGATTTTCCAGGAGCTGAAGCAAACCTTCGGCGTGAAAATCATCACCGACGTGCATGAATCTCACCAGGCACAGCCTGTGGCTGACGTGGTTGATGTGATTCAGCTGCCAGCTTTCCTGGCTCGCCAGACCGACCTGGTTGAAGCAATGGCCAAAACCGGCGCCGTGATTAACGTGAAGAAGCCACAGTTCGTCAGCCCTGGTCAGATGGGCAACATCGTGGATAAATTCGCCGAAGGCGGCAACGACAAAATCATCCTGTGCGATCGCGGCACGCAGTTCGGCTACGACAACCTGGTTGTCGACATGCTGGGCTTCAGCGTGATGAAGCAGGTCTCTAACGGCGCGCCGGTGATTTTCGATGTCACCCACGCACTGCAATGCCGTGACCCGTTTGGTGCAGCGTCAAGCGGCCGTCGTGCGCAGGTGACTGAACTGGCTCGCGCCGGGATGGCGACTGGCCTGGCTGGTCTGTTTATTGAAGCGCACCCGGACCCGGATAATGCCCGCTGCGACGGCCCATCTGCGCTGCCGCTGGCGAAGCTGGAAGCTTTCCTGACCCAGATTAAAGCGATTGACGATCTGGTGAAGAACTTCGAGCCGCTGGACACCAGCAAGTAA
- the sirB1 gene encoding invasion regulator SirB1 — protein MKSLADFEFNQAPLCEGMILVSQLIRDDFPTAEVKVQLGELLKLAKEEICLGAHPDLQLEKLLELFYGEWGFKDSGGVYRLSDALWLDNVLKSRQGSAVSLGAILLWLAEQLDIPLMPVIFPTQLILRADWMDGEMWLINPFNGDTLDEHTLEVWLKGNINPTAELFDEDLDESDNAEVIRKLLDTLKSALMEERQMEMALRASEVLLQFNPEDPYEIRDRGLIYAQLDCEHVALNDLSYFVEQCPEDPISEMIKAQINSIAHKQITLH, from the coding sequence ATGAAGTCGTTAGCCGATTTCGAATTTAATCAGGCACCGCTCTGCGAGGGCATGATTCTGGTCTCGCAGCTGATTCGGGATGATTTCCCGACCGCAGAAGTTAAAGTGCAGCTCGGGGAGCTGCTGAAGCTGGCAAAAGAAGAGATTTGCCTGGGGGCTCATCCCGACCTGCAGCTGGAAAAACTGTTGGAACTCTTTTACGGTGAATGGGGCTTTAAGGACTCAGGCGGCGTGTATCGCCTGTCTGACGCCCTGTGGCTGGACAACGTTTTAAAAAGTCGTCAGGGGAGCGCTGTTTCCCTTGGGGCAATTCTGCTGTGGCTTGCCGAGCAGCTAGATATTCCGCTGATGCCGGTGATTTTCCCAACGCAGCTTATTCTGCGAGCCGACTGGATGGACGGCGAAATGTGGCTTATCAATCCGTTTAACGGCGATACGCTGGATGAGCACACGCTGGAAGTCTGGCTCAAGGGCAATATTAACCCGACGGCGGAGCTGTTCGACGAAGATCTGGACGAGTCCGACAACGCGGAGGTGATCCGCAAGCTGCTGGATACGCTCAAGTCCGCACTGATGGAGGAGCGGCAGATGGAGATGGCGCTGCGCGCCAGCGAAGTGCTGCTGCAGTTTAATCCTGAAGACCCGTACGAAATTCGCGACCGCGGCCTGATTTATGCGCAGCTGGACTGCGAACACGTGGCGCTCAACGACTTGAGCTATTTTGTTGAGCAGTGCCCGGAAGATCCGATTAGCGAAATGATTAAGGCGCAAATCAATTCGATTGCGCACAAGCAGATTACCCTGCATTAA
- a CDS encoding SirB2 family protein: protein MATYFSLKYLHIFTVVISISLFVLRYWWQYRGSVMSGKRWVRIVPHVNDTLLLISGFALVMVTHFYPFTPQGTWLTEKLFGVIIYIALGFIALGKRPRSQQVRWFAFLLGLVVLYIIIKLATTKIPILG, encoded by the coding sequence TTGGCGACTTATTTTTCACTTAAATATCTGCATATTTTCACCGTCGTTATTTCGATCAGCCTGTTTGTTTTACGCTACTGGTGGCAATATCGCGGGTCTGTGATGTCCGGCAAACGCTGGGTGCGCATCGTACCGCACGTTAATGATACGTTGTTATTGATCAGTGGTTTTGCGCTGGTTATGGTTACGCATTTCTATCCTTTTACGCCGCAGGGAACGTGGCTGACTGAAAAGCTGTTTGGCGTTATCATCTATATCGCTTTAGGTTTTATCGCGCTGGGGAAACGCCCGCGCAGCCAGCAGGTTCGTTGGTTTGCTTTTCTGCTGGGGCTGGTGGTGCTTTACATCATCATAAAACTCGCCACCACTAAAATACCGATATTGGGGTAA